AAGGGTAGGAAGGTTTACAGCTTACAGCAATCCTTTTACAGATGAACAAAATACAGGCTATCATCTAGCTAATTCCTATTATGCAATTGGATCAGGCGGTTTGAAGGGGCTGGGTCTTGGGGAAAGTGTCCAGAAACTCGGATATTTGCCAGAGCCGCATACGGACTTCATCATCGCCATCATTTCGGAGGAATTGGGTATTTTCGGCGTTGGATTTGTATTGCTCAGTCTTGCATTCATCGTATTGAAAGGGATCCATATCGGGCTTAAATGCAAGGACCCTTTTGGCAGTTTACTGGCAATCGGGATTGCGAGTATGATTGGCATTCAATCATTCGTTAATCTAGGAGGGGCTTCAGGGGTCATTCCGCTCACGGGTGTACCGCTGCCATTTGTGAGCTATGGAGGTTCATCCCTGCTACAGCTCGCTATAGCAACAGGAATCCTGGTGAATGTTTCAATGTTTGTTAATTATGAAGAGAAATATAAAAAGGATAAAGCTTCCGAGCCGAAATCCTCACCAGCTTTAGTCAATCAGAATACATTCAAGTTCAGGTCTTGATTCATTGAATTTCAGTTTGGGGTAACTTCTTGATTATGAAAGCAGTTAGTTTATGGAAAGAGACCTAAAAAAAATCTGCAGCATTTGCTGCAGATTTTTTTTATTTCACCGTTGCCGGGGAAAGTTCAACTGGTTTAGGGTTTTGGACTCTTGCTGCATTCTTCTTGCTCCTGGAAACAAGTAGGATAAAGTAGCTGAATACACCAAAGAGAACAGATATGAAGAATGCATGTCCCAGGGCAATGTACAGATTTAGCCTTGTATAGATAATCAAAGCACCTGCTATGACCTGGAGTGAGACGAGAATCATGGATATGATCCAACCCCAATATAGTACCTTTTCATGCTTATAATGTTTGACAGCGATGTAGGTCACATATGCGATCCAGATAAAGATGAATCCAGCCGCAGCTCTGTGTCCCATCTGTACCCACTCGTAAATATTTGTTGGGAGGAAGGATCCTCCATTTGTACAAAGTGGCCAATCCTTGCAGACAAGACTGGCATTCATATGCCTGACCAGGGCTCCGGTATAAACGACGATATAGCTGTAAACAGCAAGGCCGATTATATGGAACCTCATCCTTTTATCAATCACCAGCTTTTCAGCCTGAAACTTTTGATCGACTTCAAAAATAAGCAAGGTCAATAAAAGTACAGAGGCAAAAGAAATGAGCGAAATACCGAAGTGCAGCGCCAGGACAAAGTCAGATTGGCCCCAAACGACAGCAGCAGCTCCAATCAATGCCTGAAGAACAAGGAAGAAAAAAGATAAAACTGCCAGAAACTTCGTTTCGCGTATATGCCCGATAGCCTTCCATGTCCAGATGGACAATATAAGCACCATAATGCCTACGCTGCCTGACACTAATCTGTGGGCAAGTTCTATTACCAATTCCGGAGTTATGTCAGTAGGAACGAATTCCCCGTTGCAAAGTGGCCAGGACTTCCCGCAACCCATTCCAGATTCAGTTTTGGTAACCAGAGCTCCCCCGAGCAAAACAAATAGCATCCCAATCGTGGTTAAAACAGCCAGCCACTTGAGGGAACGATTCATGATCATCACCTGCTTAGTTAAAGTTCGATAAGTTGTCAAATATTAAACTTGACATGTATAATAGAAGAAGCTTGTAGAAAATAAAAAATTCTACCCCTATAATAACGAATTTTGACGAAAAAGGATAGAAAACAATACTTAAGATACTACACAATAATAGGTAATAATTCAATACTTACTATAATAGATGGACAACAACCGGTTTTCTAGGTAAAATGCACATGGCAGCAACAAGTAATGATCGATATTGGAATTACATACCAGTGATTTTACATACATGAAAATATTATCCAAGAATACGTAAAATGGAAAAATTGAAGGTCTTCAAACATTCTTCTAAGAACAAGCCGAAATTCCTTGCAATAAAAATAAACTTTATGGATAATGGCGGTAAGACACAAATTAGTCAAATTTTGTTCAAAAAAAATTCACAAAAAAGTTGTGAAGTGTGATTTAATATACAACGTAGGCTTTATTTTTCTACACAAACATTTAACAGCCTTAACACGTTGAGAATAGTGAAAACTACGCGGAATATAAATTACAAATACTCTTCTTTTTTTTGTAAAAATTTCGTCTTGGAATTTTGAAAGAAAAGGGATGAAGGAGGATATGGATGTCTAATTCAAAAGCTTTATCAGAAGCTGTATTAGAAAACGGACAGCCTGCAGTCGTGGAGAAAACGATGATGAAAGACTTTCTTGCACTCATTAAAGTAGGAATTGTTAATTCCAATGCCATGACCACGTTTACTGGATTATGGCTCGCGCTTCATTTTAGCGGAGCACGCTTCCTGGATAATATTGATTTGATTCTTGCTACATTGATTGGTTCCTCGTTGATCGTTGCTGGTTCATGCAGCCTCAATAATTATATTGACCGGGATATCGACCATTTAATGGAGCGGACGAAAGACAGGCCGACTGTCACAGGAAGGGTCCAGCCAGGAAAGGTAGCCTTGATGAGCTTTCTTTTAATAGGGATTGGGACCGCGTTTTTGCTTACTACTACCGTTACGGCTGCTGTAATTGGCCTGTTCGGGGTTTTTAGTTATGTTGTTCTGTATACATTGTGGTCAAAGAGGCAATATGTGTCTAACACAATTGTCGGCAGTATATCTGGAGCGGTACCTCCGCTCATCGGCTGGGCTGCAGTGGATGCGAATCTTGATATAATGGCATGGATGCTTTTTGCCATTGTTTTTGTTTGGCAGCCGCCTCATTTCTATGCTCTGGCAATGAGAAGGGTAGAGGAATACCGTGCTGCTGGCATACCGATGCTGCCTGTTGTGAAGGGTTTTAAAGCAACGAAAAAGTCGATCTATATGTGGGTTGCTGCATTATTCCCGCTTCCTTTCTTCCTGCAGGAGCTTGGCATCTCATTCATGGTTCTGGCAACAATCCTGAATATTGGATGGCTTGTTTTGGGAATCTACCTTGAAAAGCTTAAAGATGATATGAAATGGGCAAAACTGATGTTTGTATATTCTTTACAATACTTAACTGTCATGTTTGTCGCTATGGTAATTGTCACACTTATTTAACCTTTGTTAGGAGATTCACTCTTTGATGAGAGAGGATTTTTCCATATATTTTTTACAACAAAATTTATAAGATTTTTTACGAAAGAGGGGTTTAATTAAGCTATGAAGATGCTTGCTAAATGGCGTCTGCTGTCATTGTTCACATTGATGGCATTAGTCTTGTCCGGCTGTGGTGAGCCTTACCTGTCTACATTAAGACCTGCAGGTGAAGTTGCTCAATCCCAGTATGAACTTATGTTGTTGAGCACGGCGATTATGGTGGGAGTAATTGCTGTCGTCACAATCATTTTTATTTATGTCATTATGAAGTTCCGCAGGAAAAATGACAACGAAATTCCGAAGCAGGTCGAGGGAAGCCACAAGCTTGAGATCCTTTGGACTGTTATTCCGATCTTATTGCTTCTAATTCTTGCTGTTCCTACAGTTGCTGCAACATTCAAGCTTGCAGATGTTTCTCCTATGGAAAAGAAAAATGCTGAAGGAAAAACTGATGCGCTTGTTGTTAACGTACGCGCAAATCTTTACTGGTGGGAATTCGAGTATCCAAATGAAGAGATCATCACAAGCCAGGACCTAGTAGTCCCAACTGATGAAAAGGTTTACTTTAACCTTAAGGCTTCTGATGTAAAACACTCTTTCTGGATTCCTTCTGTTGGAGGAAAGATGGATACAAACACTGATAACGTAAACAAATTCTGGCTAGAATTTGATAGTAAAGGAGCCGATGAAGCCGGCGGACTTTTCTACGGAAAATGTGCTGAGCTTTGCGGACCTTCTCACGCATTGATGGATTTCAAAGTAAAGGCATTGCCAAGAGCTGAATTCGATCAATGGGTAGCAGGCATGCAAGGAGTGAAAGAACCTGTTAAGGCAGAAACTGCAACTGCTCAGCAGGGGCAGGAAATCTTCAACAACAGCTGTATTGGATGTCACGCCGTAACTCCGGCAAACACGGCTCCAGAAGCAGCTCGTGTTGGTCCTAACTTGACAAACTTCGGCGATCGTTCACGCGTTGCTGGTGTCTTGGATATGTCAGAAGAAAATATAAAGAAATGGCTGGAAGACCCAGAAGCATACAAGCCAGCGAATAAGATGACTGGCAAGTATCCTGAGCTTTCTACTGAAGAACTTGATGCATTAACAGAATATCTGATGGGCTTAAAAGTCCAGAAATAACAGGGGATTTGTTTGAAAGGGAGGTAAAACTGTGAGTACCTATGCTCAGAAAAAGGGATTCGGCGCAACGTTATGGGATTACCTGACAACGGTTGACCATAAAAAAATCGCAATCCTTTATCTAATTGCTGGCGGATTCTTCTTCATCCTAGGCGGACTTGAAGCTTTGTTCATCCGTATTCAGCTAGCTGTACCTAATAATGATTTTGTAAGCGCAGGTTTCTATAATGAAATCCTGACGATGCATGGAACAACCATGATATTCCTTGCAGCGATGCCGCTTGTATTTGCATTCATGAATGCTGTTATGCCACTCCAGATTGGAGCGCGTGACGTAGCGTTCCCATTCTTGAACTCTTTAGGATTTTGGTTATTTTTCTTTGGTGGAGTATTCCTGAACCTTTCCTGGTTCCTTGGTGGAGCTCCAGATGCTGGTTGGACTTCATACGCATCACTTGCAATTGCGTCTGAAACACATGGTATCGACTTTTATGCACTTGGTTTGCAGATATCCGGTGCGGGTACACTAATCGGGGGGATTAACTTCCTCGTAACGATCATTAATATGCGTGCCCCGGGAATGACTTATATGAGGATGCCGATGTTCACTTGGGCAACATTCGTAACATCTGCTCTAATCCTGTTCGCATTCCCGCCGCTGACTGTTGGCCTTTTCTTAATGATTTTTGATCGTATGTTTGGTTCTAACTTCTTTGATGTAGCAAATGGCGGTAACACAATCATCTGGGAACACCTTTTCTGGATCTTTGGTCACCCGGAAGTTTACATCTTGATCTTGCCGGCATTCGGTATTTTCTCAGAAATATTTGCGATTTTCTCTAGAAAACGTCTTTTCGGTTACTCATCCATGGTATTTGCAACCGTATTAATCGGTTTCCTTGGATTCATGGTATGGGCTCACCATATGTTCACAACTGGTCTTGGACCGATCGCAAACGCGATTTTTGCAGTAGCGACTATGGCAATTGCGGTTCCAACAGGTATCAAGATCTTTAACTGGATGTTCACGATGTGGGGAGGAAGCATTAAATTTACGACTCCGATGCTTTGGGCAGTAGCCTTTATTCCTTCATTCGTTGCCGGTGGTGTAACAGGTGTCATGCTTGCATCCGCTGCAGCTGACTATCAGTATCACGATAGCTATTTCGTTGTCGCTCACTTCCACTACGTTATCGTTGGTGGTGTAGTATTCGCACTATTTGCAGGTGCACACCTGTACTGGCCAAAAATGTTCGGCACGATGCTGAGCGAAAAATTAGGCAAAGTTACTTTCTGGTTATTCCTAATCGGTTTCCACCTGACGTTCTTCATCCAACACTTCCTTGGATTGATGGGTATGCCACGTCGTATCTTCACTTTCCTTCCTGGACAGGGACTGGAAACTGGAAACTTGATCAGTTCAATTGGTGCCATCTTCATGGCAGTTGCAACGATCGTTCTATTAATTAACGTCATCATGACACAAGTTAAAAACGAAAAAGTTGGAAATGATCCATGGGGCGATGGCCGTACACTAGAGTGGGCGATTTCATCACCACCGCCATTCTACAACTTCAAGCAGCTTCCGCTTGTACGCGGACTTGATGCTTACTGGCTGGAGAAAATGGAAGGCAAGGACGGCATGACGCCTGCAGAACCACTTGGCGATATCCATATGCCGAATAACTCTTTCATTCCTTTCGTTATCTCACTTGGCCTTTTCATCGCAGCATTCGGTGCAATGTACCGTGCTGAAACAAGCTGGGGACTACTAGTTCTGATCCTTGGTATGGCAGTAACTCTAGGAGCGATGTTCGTACGCTCTATCAAAGATGATCATGGATTCCATATTCATAAAGAAGACTTAATGGATGATGATAATGATAAGGGGGCAAAGGCATAATGCAAGCTGAAGAAAAATTCACTTATGAAACATGGCCTGCGGAGCCTGAAAAAGCAACCCTCGAAGCAAAGAACAAGTTTTTGGGCTTCTGGTTCTTCCTTGGTGGAGAGACAGTATTGTTTGCGACTCTGTTCGCAACTTATCTTGCATTGAAGGATAAGGTCCCAAGTGCTGACCACGCGCTTGCCAAGGATATCTTTGAAATACCGCTAGCTTTTGCGGCGACAATGCTTCTTTTAACAAGTTCTTTGACAAGTGTATATGCTATGTACCATATGAAGAACTTCAATTTTAAAAAGATGCAGCTTTGGTTAGGATTGACTGTAGCTCTTGGCGCGGCTTTCCTTGCGCTTGAGATTTACGAGTTCAATCACTATGTACACGAGTTTGGCCACACATTCACTAGCAGTGCATTTGGTTCAGCCTTCTACACACTAGTCGGCTTCCACGGTGGCCACGTTGCATTCGGTCTTGCTTGGATCATTACTTTGATGGTCCGTAACTCCAAGCGTGGATTGAATCTGTACAACGCTCCTAAGTTCTATGTTGCCAGCCTTTACTGGCACTTCATCGACGTTGTATGGGTATTCATCTTCACGGTTGTATATCTAATGGGAATGGTGGGATAAACTGATGGCTAATCAACAACCAAGTTCAGGGAACCCAAGAGTAGACGTCGAATATCGTCGCAAGAAGAGCGCCGAAGAGATGAGATACCAAATCGTTTCCTTTGCATTGATGATTTTCTTGACACTTGTTGCCTTTGTTGCAGTTGGATATGAAGGATTCTCAGGCTGGTTCACAGTACCGTTCATCCTTCTGCTCGCTGTGATCCAGGTAATATTCCAGCTCTACTATTTCATGCACATGAGCCATAAGGGACACGAAGCACCTGCTTTGTTCCTGTATTCTGGCGTTGTTGTAGGAGCAGTAACAGTTCTTGCTTTCACAACAATTATCTGGTGGTAATATGACTTAATGAAAAAATCGGCTTCTAGCCGATTTTTTCTATGTAAAACAGTATACTAGCATTTAATGGAAGAGCCGTTTTATTGAAGTGCCTTACCTTAGGAAGTATAATGAAAGTAAAGTTCTTAAACAGGACGAGGTGAAAAAACGATGCTTACTCTAGATATATTCGGGTTCAGAGCCTTATGGAGTCCGATATATTTTCTTGTGATGGCAGTTCTATTAGTTGCTTATTATCTTGTTGTCTTCAAGTACTATGATCGTTTTAAGGAAGGTGTGCCTGCAACACGAAAACAGGCTATGTACTTTACCTCTGCAATCATTGTGCTGTATATCATTAAAGGTTCTCCTGTCGATTTGATGGCTCATATCACTTTTTATATGCACATGATCCAAATGGCAGTCCTATACCTTGTTGTTCCGCCTCTTTTGATTTTTGGCTTGCCAGACTGGCTTTGGAGGTCATTCCTATCGCTTCCGGTAATTGACCCGCTGTTCCGCTTTTTCACAAAGCCGCTGATTGCCTTGATCATGTTCAATGGTATTTTCTCTATTTATCACATCCCGCTGATTTTTGACTTTGTAAAAACGGATATGTGGCTTCATGCTACCTATACATCGGTGTTATTTGTACTTGCGATGTTCATGTGGTGGCCGCTCGTCAATAAATTGGAAGAGTATCAGACTTTATCAGGCGTTAAGAAAATGGGATACATCTTTGCTGACGGTGTACTAATCACACCAGCTTGCGCTTTGATCATCTTTGCCGATACACCTATGTACGCAACTTTCTCCGATCCGAATGCATGGGGTGAAGCTTTGAAATTATGTGTACCCCCTACAATGCTATCGAGCTTGGAACTCAGCGGTCCGGAAACCTTCAGTTCTATATCGCTGCTGCATGACCAGCAGCTTGGCGGAGTAATCATGAAGGTTATTCAGGAAATCGTATATGGTATTTTCCTGGGATATGCGTTCTTCCAATGGTTCCGTAATGAAGAAGATCGCCAGGCTGAACAGGACGCAATCAATCTTGCCAGCGCGCCTCAGCCGGTCAAATAATCTGAGTTTTAAAAGCTTCCCACTGGGGAGCTTTTATTTTTATTCACTGCGAGAAAATTTATCAGTAATATGCAATCAAATATTGAAAAAAAGAGACAAGTCACCTACAATTAACCTTATGGAGAAATAATGATTGAGAGGTAAACATACATGTCTAACTTACCGATCCTGCCAACTATCAGCACGACATTTATTGTTTTAAGTGCGATTACCGTGGCAATTGGCTGGGCCCAAATAAAACAAAGAAAGATTGATCAGCATCGCAAGACCATGACGCTTGCTGGGATATTCGCAATCATATTCTTTGTCATTTATGCATCAAGGACAATCTTCATCGGAAACACTTCCTTTGGAGGACCGGATGATATCAAGATTTATTACACACTGTTCTTGATTTTCCATATTACACTTGCGACTATTGGAGCGGTCCTTGGAATCATTTCACTTTACACGGGATATAAAAACAGGCTGGAGCGTCATCGAAAACTTGGACCAGTGACCAGTGTTACCTGGTTTTTCACCGGAATTACGGGTGTAGCTGTTTATCTGTTGCTTTATGTGTTTTATAAAGGCGGAGAAACGACTTCAGTCATCAAGGCCATACTTGGGACATAACAGGCTTTAAAAACATTGCTGATAGCAATGTTTTTTTTATTTTTTTTAGAAGGTTTTCCACTTGCAGCAGGCGAATCTATTAGGGTGATTAAAAGGGGGCGATTCACCTGGAAATTAAAGTTTTATCCGAAAAACATTATATGGAGTCAATGAAATTATCAATGTATGCTTTTCAGTATAAGGTACCGGAAAATGATATTCCAAAACGGTTGGAAACGCTAAAGAAACATCACTTGCTTGGAATCTTTGAGGGAGAAGAGCTGGCGTCCAAATTGCATGTTCTTTCTTTGAAGGTGAGGCTCGGCCAGATTGAATGGAAAATGGGCGGAATTGCTGGAGTAGCCACCTATCCTGAGCACAGGCGTAAAGGGCATGTGAACGCTCTGATGAAAAGGGCATTGAAAGATATGGACCAAGACGGAAACGTTGTTTCATTCCTTCATCCATTCCAGATTGACTTCTATAGAAGATTTGGCTGGGAGATTATCTCAGACAATAGAAAGGTCATAATTGAGAAGTTGGACCTTAAGCCGGTAGATGCTCAAATGGGCATTATTAAGCGTCATACAGAGGAAAGACACTCAACTGATATTGAGAAGGTGTATGAACGCTATGCAGAAATGCATAGCGCGATGCTTATAAGGGATACGGAATGGTGGAGTAAGAGCATATATGGAGAACAAACAGCTGCTGTTTATTATGATTCTGAAAATGAAGCGGCAGGATACCTGTTATACGAGATTAAAGACAATGTAATGAAAGTTGAGGAATATGTTTCTTTAACTCATGAAGCGAGAAAAGCACTATGGAATTTCATTTGCCAGCATGATTCTATGGTAGAACGTGTAGAGGTGCTGACATCCATCCACGATCCTTTCCCGTATTTTTTGAAGGAGCCTAAGCTCAAGACTGAAATTTATCCATATTTCATGGGTCGCATCGTGAATGCTGAAAAAGCATTATCGACATATCCCTTCAGCAACAGGAATGCAGGGGAGAATATCTTCATTCATCTGGATGACGCTGCAGCTTTATGGAATGAAGGGACCTATATAATAGGGCAGGACGGGGTTAAATTTCACCCTGTCAAAGAGGGAGGAACTTGTGTAACAGCTCCGAAGCGGGGACTGCACATGAACATCAACACCCTGACTGCTTTGTTATTCGGCTATAAACGTCCACTTGAATTATATGAATTAGAACTGCTAAAGGGAAACATAGATGAAGTAAATGTGCTCGAGCAGATAATACCGGCATTCAAGCCATTCTTCTATGACTTTTTCTAAATCCATAGAAATACAAAAAACCCCGGGTGTCAAGCCACACGGGGTTTTTTCGTCCTTAAATCTTGAATTTGAGTTTGATGATGCCAGCTTCTTTTGCTGAATTGAATCCAATCAGGAGCAATGGCCCGATGACGAAACCCATGAAACCGAATAGCTTCAGGCCAAGATACATGGCGATCAGGGTGGACAGTGGAGAAAGGCCGATATGGCTGCCCATCACTTTAGGCTCTACTGTTCGCCTGATAATCAGCAAAATGACTGCGAGCACAGCCAGTTGGGTTCCAAGCGCGATATTGCCTGTGGCCAGGTGGAAGATGGACCATGGCGCCAGGATGACGATTGAGCCAATCAACGGGATAAAATCTATCAGCCAGATTATCGCCGACATTACAATGGCATATTCAGGTGTGATGAAAAGCAGTCCAATCAGCGCAACGATAAAAATAATCACGCTAACAAGAAATTGTGCCTTCAAAAATCCAAATACAACATAAGAAAGCCGTGAAGTCATGAAATGGACTTTGTCTGCAGTTCGTTCTGTCAAATGGCTGTAAACACCCTGCCTTAAAGATGGCAGTTCCAGCAAGAAAAGGAACAGTGCAATCAAATAGACCAGGAAGCTGATCAGGAAATTTGGGATGTAGGTCAGCAATGCCTTCAGATTATCTATATTGATAAAAGCAATCATGTCATTCTTGAGTTTATTGAGGAAGTCTTCAGCCCGGTTGCTGATTTCGGTAACCACTTCCCTTGGAAGATCATTGGCCGCTTCAACAAAACTATTTTCGGCCTTATACCAGGCATTTGTGATTTCATTTATATAGACTGGAGTATTATCTATCAAGTCAATTGCCTCGGTGACTGCCGTGGTAGTCAGGAAATAGCCAGCGACCACAATGAGCAATACGAACAGGAGGAAGATTGTCAAGACTGCCAGGCGCCGCCCGCTTTTGAATTTTTTCTGGAAGTATAAGACTGCAGGCTCAAGAAAAAGGGCAGTGATCAAAGCTGCAATTAGCGGGATGGATACCGGCAGGATAATGTAGAGAATAGCTGCAACTAAGATGGTGATTAATGCAATAATGATCGTGCGTTTAGTGAAAATACCGGACAAGTGAAACTCCTTTCTATACTCCTGAAGAGTATATACCTCTAAAAAGCATTGTATTAAGGGCA
The window above is part of the Mesobacillus jeotgali genome. Proteins encoded here:
- the ctaF gene encoding cytochrome c oxidase subunit IVB, with the translated sequence MANQQPSSGNPRVDVEYRRKKSAEEMRYQIVSFALMIFLTLVAFVAVGYEGFSGWFTVPFILLLAVIQVIFQLYYFMHMSHKGHEAPALFLYSGVVVGAVTVLAFTTIIWW
- the ctaG gene encoding cytochrome c oxidase assembly factor CtaG, whose translation is MLTLDIFGFRALWSPIYFLVMAVLLVAYYLVVFKYYDRFKEGVPATRKQAMYFTSAIIVLYIIKGSPVDLMAHITFYMHMIQMAVLYLVVPPLLIFGLPDWLWRSFLSLPVIDPLFRFFTKPLIALIMFNGIFSIYHIPLIFDFVKTDMWLHATYTSVLFVLAMFMWWPLVNKLEEYQTLSGVKKMGYIFADGVLITPACALIIFADTPMYATFSDPNAWGEALKLCVPPTMLSSLELSGPETFSSISLLHDQQLGGVIMKVIQEIVYGIFLGYAFFQWFRNEEDRQAEQDAINLASAPQPVK
- the ctaD gene encoding cytochrome c oxidase subunit I, producing MSTYAQKKGFGATLWDYLTTVDHKKIAILYLIAGGFFFILGGLEALFIRIQLAVPNNDFVSAGFYNEILTMHGTTMIFLAAMPLVFAFMNAVMPLQIGARDVAFPFLNSLGFWLFFFGGVFLNLSWFLGGAPDAGWTSYASLAIASETHGIDFYALGLQISGAGTLIGGINFLVTIINMRAPGMTYMRMPMFTWATFVTSALILFAFPPLTVGLFLMIFDRMFGSNFFDVANGGNTIIWEHLFWIFGHPEVYILILPAFGIFSEIFAIFSRKRLFGYSSMVFATVLIGFLGFMVWAHHMFTTGLGPIANAIFAVATMAIAVPTGIKIFNWMFTMWGGSIKFTTPMLWAVAFIPSFVAGGVTGVMLASAAADYQYHDSYFVVAHFHYVIVGGVVFALFAGAHLYWPKMFGTMLSEKLGKVTFWLFLIGFHLTFFIQHFLGLMGMPRRIFTFLPGQGLETGNLISSIGAIFMAVATIVLLINVIMTQVKNEKVGNDPWGDGRTLEWAISSPPPFYNFKQLPLVRGLDAYWLEKMEGKDGMTPAEPLGDIHMPNNSFIPFVISLGLFIAAFGAMYRAETSWGLLVLILGMAVTLGAMFVRSIKDDHGFHIHKEDLMDDDNDKGAKA
- the coxB gene encoding cytochrome c oxidase subunit II yields the protein MKMLAKWRLLSLFTLMALVLSGCGEPYLSTLRPAGEVAQSQYELMLLSTAIMVGVIAVVTIIFIYVIMKFRRKNDNEIPKQVEGSHKLEILWTVIPILLLLILAVPTVAATFKLADVSPMEKKNAEGKTDALVVNVRANLYWWEFEYPNEEIITSQDLVVPTDEKVYFNLKASDVKHSFWIPSVGGKMDTNTDNVNKFWLEFDSKGADEAGGLFYGKCAELCGPSHALMDFKVKALPRAEFDQWVAGMQGVKEPVKAETATAQQGQEIFNNSCIGCHAVTPANTAPEAARVGPNLTNFGDRSRVAGVLDMSEENIKKWLEDPEAYKPANKMTGKYPELSTEELDALTEYLMGLKVQK
- the ytvI gene encoding sporulation integral membrane protein YtvI: MSGIFTKRTIIIALITILVAAILYIILPVSIPLIAALITALFLEPAVLYFQKKFKSGRRLAVLTIFLLFVLLIVVAGYFLTTTAVTEAIDLIDNTPVYINEITNAWYKAENSFVEAANDLPREVVTEISNRAEDFLNKLKNDMIAFINIDNLKALLTYIPNFLISFLVYLIALFLFLLELPSLRQGVYSHLTERTADKVHFMTSRLSYVVFGFLKAQFLVSVIIFIVALIGLLFITPEYAIVMSAIIWLIDFIPLIGSIVILAPWSIFHLATGNIALGTQLAVLAVILLIIRRTVEPKVMGSHIGLSPLSTLIAMYLGLKLFGFMGFVIGPLLLIGFNSAKEAGIIKLKFKI
- the eis gene encoding GNAT family N-acetyltransferase — encoded protein: MKVLSEKHYMESMKLSMYAFQYKVPENDIPKRLETLKKHHLLGIFEGEELASKLHVLSLKVRLGQIEWKMGGIAGVATYPEHRRKGHVNALMKRALKDMDQDGNVVSFLHPFQIDFYRRFGWEIISDNRKVIIEKLDLKPVDAQMGIIKRHTEERHSTDIEKVYERYAEMHSAMLIRDTEWWSKSIYGEQTAAVYYDSENEAAGYLLYEIKDNVMKVEEYVSLTHEARKALWNFICQHDSMVERVEVLTSIHDPFPYFLKEPKLKTEIYPYFMGRIVNAEKALSTYPFSNRNAGENIFIHLDDAAALWNEGTYIIGQDGVKFHPVKEGGTCVTAPKRGLHMNINTLTALLFGYKRPLELYELELLKGNIDEVNVLEQIIPAFKPFFYDFF
- a CDS encoding cytochrome (ubi)quinol oxidase subunit III — protein: MQAEEKFTYETWPAEPEKATLEAKNKFLGFWFFLGGETVLFATLFATYLALKDKVPSADHALAKDIFEIPLAFAATMLLLTSSLTSVYAMYHMKNFNFKKMQLWLGLTVALGAAFLALEIYEFNHYVHEFGHTFTSSAFGSAFYTLVGFHGGHVAFGLAWIITLMVRNSKRGLNLYNAPKFYVASLYWHFIDVVWVFIFTVVYLMGMVG
- a CDS encoding DUF420 domain-containing protein, which produces MSNLPILPTISTTFIVLSAITVAIGWAQIKQRKIDQHRKTMTLAGIFAIIFFVIYASRTIFIGNTSFGGPDDIKIYYTLFLIFHITLATIGAVLGIISLYTGYKNRLERHRKLGPVTSVTWFFTGITGVAVYLLLYVFYKGGETTSVIKAILGT
- the cyoE gene encoding heme o synthase, yielding MSNSKALSEAVLENGQPAVVEKTMMKDFLALIKVGIVNSNAMTTFTGLWLALHFSGARFLDNIDLILATLIGSSLIVAGSCSLNNYIDRDIDHLMERTKDRPTVTGRVQPGKVALMSFLLIGIGTAFLLTTTVTAAVIGLFGVFSYVVLYTLWSKRQYVSNTIVGSISGAVPPLIGWAAVDANLDIMAWMLFAIVFVWQPPHFYALAMRRVEEYRAAGIPMLPVVKGFKATKKSIYMWVAALFPLPFFLQELGISFMVLATILNIGWLVLGIYLEKLKDDMKWAKLMFVYSLQYLTVMFVAMVIVTLI
- a CDS encoding heme A synthase gives rise to the protein MNRSLKWLAVLTTIGMLFVLLGGALVTKTESGMGCGKSWPLCNGEFVPTDITPELVIELAHRLVSGSVGIMVLILSIWTWKAIGHIRETKFLAVLSFFFLVLQALIGAAAVVWGQSDFVLALHFGISLISFASVLLLTLLIFEVDQKFQAEKLVIDKRMRFHIIGLAVYSYIVVYTGALVRHMNASLVCKDWPLCTNGGSFLPTNIYEWVQMGHRAAAGFIFIWIAYVTYIAVKHYKHEKVLYWGWIISMILVSLQVIAGALIIYTRLNLYIALGHAFFISVLFGVFSYFILLVSRSKKNAARVQNPKPVELSPATVK